From Daphnia magna isolate NIES unplaced genomic scaffold, ASM2063170v1.1 Dm_contigs591, whole genome shotgun sequence, one genomic window encodes:
- the LOC123469333 gene encoding uncharacterized protein LOC123469333, whose protein sequence is MANIQPLVDAVQDMTAAFAAQQQASATATAGIQNQLQQAVQVNNNLIAALQAQAVPVAGGGGVGGGGPVRIDNSLVESIPKFLGNAEELATEFIDRIEALAVTEGWTAQQQVLVAVRRLGGSAVEWHARVGRINLDWPAWSAAFRAAFPSTLPLSEWTTRMTARVQQPGEAIMQYAVAKEKLLLMSPVTLTDQQKVQAMTDGLSDWKNQASILQAAPANIAAFYTACAALPVSWSATTATPATGPLSPGFSVDDLAARIERMVIGRLGPVGRSGGGAAAVSPAGRGRGSDPDGRGRTSGGVGRGFVPVSDRKCFGCGKIGHIAKDCPAKK, encoded by the coding sequence ATGGCGAATATTCAACCATTAGTCGATGCTGTTCAGGACATGACAGCTGCATTCGCAGCACAGCAACAAGCGTCAGCCACAGCAACTGCAGGTATACAGAATCAATTACAACAGGCCGTGCAGGTCAATAATAACTTAATTGCAGCACTGCAAGCCCAGGCAGTACCGGTAGCCGGCGGTGGTGGCGTTGGTGGCGGGGGGCCCGTTAGAATTGATAATTCTTTGGTTGAGTCTATTCCCAAGTTCTTAGGTAACGCAGAAGAGTTGGCGACCGAGTTCATCGATCGAATCGAGGCATTGGCTGTAACGGAGGGATGGACTGCCCAGCAACAAGTTTTGGTTGCTGTTCGACGTCTAGGAGGATCAGCGGTGGAATGGCATGCGCGAGTTGGAAGGATCAATTTGGATTGGCCAGCCTGGTCAGCAGCGTTCAGGGCGGCGTTCCCATCAACGCTCCCGTTGAGTGAGTGGACGACCAGGATGACGGCACGTGTGCAGCAGCCCGGCGAGGCCATCATGCAGTACGCAGTGGCAAAGGAGAAACTGCTGTTGATGTCACCAGTCACACTCACCGATCAACAGAAGGTACAGGCCATGACTGATGGCCTGAGTGACTGGAAGAACCAGGCATCGATTCTCCAAGCTGCGCCAGCAAACATAGCCGCCTTTTACACGGCATGTGCCGCTTTACCAGTCAGTTGGTCTGCAACAACGGCGACCCCAGCAACAGGGCCTCTTTCTCCTGGCTTCTCAGTGGATGATTTGGCGGCCAGAATCGAACGGATGGTCATCGGAAGGTTGGGGCCAGTCGGACGTAGTGGAGGTGGAGCAGCAGCTGTTTCCCCGGCTGGACGAGGGAGAGGTTCGGATCCGGATGGAAGAGGGCGAACGAGTGGAGGTGTCGGCCGTGGCTTCGTACCAGTCAGCGATCGAAAATGCTTTGGATGCGGCAAAATTGGTCACATCGCCAAAGATTGTCCTGCAAAAAAGTAG